Within the Polymorphobacter megasporae genome, the region GTCGAGCCGCTGCCCGATACGGTCGCGACCTCGACCGTGTCGCGGACGGTGAAAGTCGTGTCGGGGCCCATGCGGAGCGAAAAGGTCAGCCGCGCGTCGTGCGGCAGCTGGCCGGTATCGTCGAGCTTGACCGCGAGGCGCGGGGCAACCGCGGGCAGCGCCACATTCTTTCCGATCAGCGTCACGATCGGCCGCGGCGCACCGACGGTGATCTTGAGGCTTTTCGAACGGCCGTCGTCGAAGCGCACGCGCCCGGTCGTCGACTGGCCGGGCGTCCAGTCGACCGCCGTGCCGTCCGCCGCCATGCGCAGCGTGTCCCCATCCTTGGTCCGGGCGAGGACACCGGGCTTGAACGTCGCGCCGTCGACGACGAGGGTCGTGACCTCGTCGAGCCGATTCCCGGTGAGCGTGCCGAAATCGTCGCCGGCGTGGAGGTCGAAGCCGCTGACCCGCGTCCGCTGCGCATAGCTCGTCACGGTGACGGCGTCGTCGGCAGCACCGTCGTGCGCGATCAGCAGCGTCATCTTGCCGGCGTCGGACTTGGTCAGCGGCAGCGTCAGCGCGATCGTGTCGAGCCCGCTCGCCTTCCACGCGACCGGCCGCGCCTCGCCCGATGCCGACCGCAGCGAAACCCCGGTGACACACCCGGCGGCACCGCCGGTCAGCGCGATCGGCTCGTCGCGCCCGACGACCGGGACGGTATCGCTGTCGGCGAGACGCCACTGTCCCGGCCGCGGCGTTTGGAGTTGGAATGTCGGCCCGTCGAACGGTTCGAAACCCCAGCTGCCGTGAAGCACGGCCTCGATCGAATCGCCGAGATGCGCGGCGGCCAAGGCGCCGGTGGCGACGACAAAGCCGCCTTTTTCGGCAACCGGCACGGCGGGCAGCTCGATCGCGCCGCCATCGCTCGTCGGCACCCTGAGCATCATGTCGTGGGCGTAGGCGGTGGCAAACACGAGCGGTGCGCCGCTGACGGGGAGCACGACTTCGGCATTCCGGGCGCAGACCGGCGCCGCTGGTTCGATCTTTTCGAGCACCGGCAGCCGTGACGGGATGACTGCGGGCAGCGCCGCGACGAGCACCGACTTCGGATTGTGAAACGACGGCACGGCGTTGAGGATCATGCCGAGCTGGTCGCCCGCCGTCGTCGCCAGCGCCGGGATGTACTGGTAGCGCGCGGTGTGAAACGAACTGAGCACGCCGATGATGTCGCGCACTGCTGAGATATACGGACTGTAATAGCCGAACCCGGCCTTGGGCGTCGCGGCGAGCTGGAGCGCGACATCAGACCCCGCCCCCGTCAGCGTGTCGGCGACGCCGTTGCTGTGCCCGTCGTTGAGGACGAGCGAATCCTGGTTCTGCATCAGGCACGCCGCCTGCAGCTCGGCGACCTTCTGCAGGCAGTCCGGGTTGATCTTGACCGCGAGACTGCGCGCCAGCAGCGGCGTGATCGTCTCGAGCCGGTCGGGGTGGAGGACATCGCGCTTCCCGACCGCCTCGAGGAAAGCGACGAGCCGCGCGTGGTCGAGCGACGCCTGATTGAGCCCCTGCGACGCCCGCACCAGTGCGCCGGGCCGGCCGCGGACCGCATTGACCAGCGTTGAAAAATCGCCGCCGGTTGCCGGGGCGAGGAACAGGATCACCTGCCGGGCCGACGCAGGCACGGTCAGCTTCAGTCCGGCAGCGCCCTTGGGCGTCCACGTCTGCGACTGGAAGAACCAGGTCTTCGGCGGCGGATTGGTCGCCCCGCGCAGGAAGGCAGCGACCAGCAGGTAGTGCGCCGACTGATCGGGCGGCAAATTGGTGCGGATCGACAGCTCGTCACCCTCGGCAAGCTGCGCCACTTCGGCGATCGGCAGCACATGACCGTTGCGGGCAACCGTGATCTGGAGCGACGGGCCCGACAGGTCGAACGGCGCGGGGTCGGCGCCAGCCATGGCCGGAACCAGCAGCGCGAGGACCGCTGCAACGAGTGATTTGCGCATCATTGTCCATCAACGCGAAAACCGGTCGTCTCGACCAACGCGGAATGGTGCGCAAGCGTTCGTTCAGCAGATAGGCCGCGAGCCGCCACCCGTTGTTCCGTCTCCGTTCTCGCGGTATAAGGCGTCGATGCCCGCTGGTCTCCCTTACCCTGCGCTTGTCGCCAACCATGCCGGGATCTGGATCGATGCCGTCCCGGTGTCGCGCGGGGAGGCGATCCGGCGCGCGGCGGACACTCCGCACCTGCTGCTCAACGCGGCGGTAACCGCGTCGCGCCTTGGCTATCCGGAATTGTCGGGGATGGACCTGCTCGAACTGTTCGCCTTCGTCCATCCGGCGCGCTTCGTCGTGCCGACCACCGGGGGGCTGGCGCGGGTTCTCGACCTGCCAGTTCCCGGCGACGGGGCGGCGGAGAGCGGCTTTCTGCGCGATGCGGCGGCGCTGTTGCTCGACCGGCTCGGCGCGGCGGACTGGCGTGAACGGCACGGCGCGTACGGGATCGCGCAGGCGCTCGGCCGACTCCGCTGGAGCTGGGGGAGCGAGGTCGCGCGGCGGATCAAGGCCCCCGAACGTCCCGAACGGACGGTGTTCACGACGTTGCCGAAGTGGGAAGACGCGCCGCCCCGCGCCAAGCCGCGCGACGTCGCGGTCGCCGATGGCGAGGTCGACGCCCGCCTCGACCGGATGCTTGGGATCGGGGCCGAGCGCCGCGACGGGCAGCGCGCGTATGCCCGCGCCGCCGCGCATGCCTTCCGACCGCGCAGCCTCGCGTCCGCTCCCAATGTCGCGCTGATCGAGGCCGGGACGGGGATCGGCAAGACGCTCGGCTATCTCGCCCCGGCGACGTTGTGGGCCGAGACCGCGCAGGGGACGGTGTGGCTGTCGACCTACACCAAGGCGTTGCAGCGCCAGTTGGATCACGAGACCGCGCGCGCCTACGACCCGACGGTCAAGGCGGCGAAGGTCGTCGTCCGCAAGGGCCGCGAGAACTACCTCTGCCTGCTCAACCTCGAGGACGCGGTCCAGGGCGGGTTCGCCGGGCGGCCCGCGATCTTCGCGCAGCTCGCGGCGCGCTGGGCAGAATATAGCCGCGACGGCGACATGGTCGGCGGCGACCTGCCGGGGTGGTTGATGACCCTGTTCGGGCGCCCGGCGTTCGCCGCGCTGACCGATCGGCGCGGCGAGTGCGTCTACGCCGGCTGCCCGCACTACCGGACGTGCTTCATCGAACGATCGACCCGCGCCAGCATCCACGCCGACCTCGTCATCGCCAACCACGCACTGGTGATGATCAACGCCGTCCGCGGGCGCGCCGAGGGGGCGGCGATGACGCGGATCGTGTTCGACGAGGGGCATCATTTGTTCGACGCCGCCGACGCAACCTTCGCCGTCGCGCTGACCGGCAACGAGGCGATCGAGGTCCGCCGCTGGATTCTCGGCCCGGAGAAGTCCGCGCGCGGGCGGCGGCGCGGGCTGTCGGCGCGGCTGTCGGACCTGATCAGCTACGACACCGAAGGCGCGCTGGCGCTCGAGGAAGCGAGCCGTGCCGCTCGCGCCCTGCCCGCCGACGGCTGGGGCGCGCGGCTGGTTGCCGGCATCGCCGACGGGCCGGTCGAACTGCTCCTCGCCGCCGTCCGCGCACAGGTGTTCGCCCGCGCCGCCGACCGCCCCGGACACAGCGAAGCCGGCTATAGTCTCGAAACCGAGGTCGCCGAGGTCCAACCCGCGGTCGTCGAAGCCGCCGAGGGCGCGGCACAGGCCCTCGAAGCACTTTCGCGGCCGCTCGCGGCCCTCGAAGCGCGACTTGTCGCGGTCCTCGACGACGCCCCCGACTGGCTCGACGGCGCGGCGCGGGCACGAGTCGAGGGCGCGGCGGCGGGGCTGCGGCTGCGTTGCCAGACGCTCGGTAGCTGGGTCGGGCTGCTCGCGCGGCTCGGCGGCCCCGCCGACGCCGACTTCATCGACTGGTTTGCGGTCGACCGGATCGAGGGCCGCGAGCTCGACGTCGGCGTCCATCGCCACTGGCTCGACCCGACGCGGCCGCTGGCGAAGGCGGTGTTCGAACCGGCGCATGGTGTCATCGTGACCTCGGCGACACTGCGGGCGCGAACAGCGGTGCGGGCCAGTGCGGGCAACAGTGCGGCCAATGGCGCGGACAGCGGTGCGCCCGACGACGACTGGCGGACGTCGGAGCTGAGGACCGGGGTGACGCACCTCGCCTTGCCACCGCAGCGGTTCGCGGTTGACAGCCCGTTTGACTATGCGGCCAACGCCCGGGTGCTGATTGTCACCGACATCAAGCGCGGCGATATCCCCGCACTTGCGACCGCGTACCGGCGGCTGATCGAGGCGGCGGACGGCGGCACGCTCGGGCTGTTCACCGCGATCGCCCGGCTGCGCGCGGTCCACGCGCGGATCGCCGACCCGCTGGCGAAGGCGGGGTTTCCGCTCTACGCCCAGCACGTCGACCCGATCGACACCGGCACGCTCGTCGACATTTTTCGTGCCGAACCAAGGGCTTCTTTGATCGGTACCGATGCGCTCAGGGACGGCGTCGACGTCCCCGGTCAGTCGCTGCGCCTCGTCGTTATGGAGGGGGTGCCGTGGCCGCGCCCGACCGTCCTCCACGCCGCGCGCCGAGCGGCATTTGGCGGCGCGGCGTACGACGACCTCGTCACCGCCGGGCGGCTCGCGCAGGCGTTCGGGCGCCTGATCCGCCGCGCCGACGACCGCGGCACCTTCGTCCTGATCGGCCCCGCTGTACCAAGCCGGCTCCTCACCGCTTTCCCCGCCGGCACCCGCATCGACCGCGTCGGCATCGACGCCGCCGTCGCCGCCGTCCGCGACAGCCAGCACATCGCTGCACCCGTCGATTAAACCTTCGTTGTCATATTCGTGCGCTACCGCTAGGCCCGAATTCTGGTGACGAAGGGCCGACGCCGGTGAAGACGCTGACCTTGCTGCGCCATGCCAAGTCGACGTGGGACGACCCCGTCGAGCGCGATTTCGATCGGCCATTGAACGGTCGCGGGCGCCGTGCGGCGGCGCGGATCGGGCAATGGCTGCGCGACGAGGGGCGCGGCGATGATGGCGCACCCTTCGACCATGTCCGCGCGTCCCCGGCGGTGCGTGTCCGCCAAACCATCGAGGGTGTCGAGGACGGGTTGCGGCGGCGGCTGAACCCGATGTTCGACGCGCGCATCTATCTCGCAAGCGCGGTGACATTGCTCGATATCGTCCAGGGTTTCGAAGAATCTGCAGCGACCGCGCTGCTGATCGGCCACAACCCGGGGCTCGAGGACCTGCTCCTGCTCGTCACCCCCGACGCCGATCCGTTGCGGGGGGAGGCCGAGATCAAATATCCGACGGCGACCCTCGCGGTCCTCGACCTCGATATCGCGACGTGGCGCGACGCCGGCGCCGGCTGCGCGCACCTGCGCCACTTCATCCGCCCGCGCGACCTCGACGCCAGCCTCGGCCCGGACGACTGAGGCCGAGCGCCCGCGACCCTGGAAGGTTACACAAGTCCACTGAACGACCAGCTTTTCGCGGTCACCGACGTACCCTCAGGGCATCCGGGCAGCGCGCTAATCGGCCGCTGGTCAGGCGCGGAAGGTTACACAAGTCCACCGAACGACCAGCTTTTCACGCCCGCGAGCGGCGGTCAGCTGCTGCACATCGAGGAATCGCGGGCTTCGGCACAGTGCTTCGGCATCGGCACCCGGGAGTTACCAGCAATGAGAAAGAGCATGCCACCGGCGGATACGCACCGGGTCGAACGCTCGATCATAGCCGATCGCCGACCCTGTAGGACAGCGCTGGCTCGCGACCAACAGCGATGTCGCCCTACCGGTACGTCGGCCTGACCTCGGCGAGGTCGTTGCGGATCGTCGTCGCGGCGACCCCGCCCTCGCCCATCGCATGGCTGATCTGGTCGAGTCCGAGGACGACGTCGCCCGCGGCATAGAGGCCCTTGATGCTCGTTCGCTGGTGCGTGTCGACGATGACGCAGCCGGCGTTCTCGGTCTTCGCGCCCAGCGCTTCGGCGAGTTCGGAGTGGATTTCCGATCCGAGCGCCGGATAAACGCTAGCGAACGAGAGTCGCCCGTCTGCCGCCGTGAACGAAAGACCGTCGCCGCCGAGGGTGAAGTCGCGGGCCGGACCGTCGATCAGGACGACACCCGCGTCGGCAAGCCTGCCGCGTTGCTCAGCCGTCAAATCGTGCGGCCCGTCGGCGGCGACGAGCGTGACGTCGCCGGTATAGCCGCGCAGGAACAGCGCCTCCTTGGTCCCGCGGTCGCTGGTACCGATGATGCCGACCTTGCGATCGGTAACCTCATAGCCGTCGCAGATCGGGCAATAGCGCAATGCGCCCGCGGCGAGAGCGGCGTCGTGGAGGGCGTCGTCGATTGCCGGGCGGTGGTTGAACACGCCGGTCGCGAGCAAGACGGCGCGCGCGCGGACGGACCCGGCGCTGCCGTGCGCGACGAAGCTGTCGCCGTCACGCTCCATGCGCTCGACCCGGTCGACGACGACCGACGCGCCATATTCGACGGCCTGCTCGCGCATCGCCGCGACGAGCGCAGTGCCGGTAATCCCGCCGGGGTAGCCGGCGTGGTTACGCGTCAATGGGATGGTTTCGGCGCGGCTATGCCCGGCATCGACGACGATCGTCCGCAGGTGGAATCGCGCGAGATAGATTGCGGCGGTCAGCCCCGCCGGGCCACCGCCGACGATGACGACATCGCAATCCTCTGCCTCGGCCATCGCGCGCTCCCTATCGTCCGGCAGGGGGTCAAAGCGCGGACGAGACCGTCCTGTTCCGTGCGGCTTTTTTGTCCGCCTTGCGCTGGGCCTCATCGGCCTTGCGCTGCGCTTCCTCAGCTTTGCGCGCACGTTTGCCGCGCCTGCGGTCGCGCTCTTTCTGCCCCGGAGCGACGGTGTTGATCCCGGCCCCGACGATCCGGATCGGCGCGATGACGACGTCGGCCGCCGCACCGACGACGGTCGAGACGCAGCCGCCGAGGCCGAGAAGCAGCCCGGCGACGGCGACCTTGCGGATCAAACGGTGAAGCTCTCGCCGCAGCCGCACTGCCCCTTGGCGTTAGGGTTGTTGAAGACGAAGCCAGCGGCGAAATCGTCCTCGGCCCAGTCCATCTCGCTGCCGATCAGGTACATCAGCGAGCCGCCGTCGATGAAAAGCGTCCCGCCCGGGGTCGCGACCGCCTCGTCGCCGGGCTTGGCTTCGGTAACATAGGTCAATGAATAAGCGAGGCCAGAGCAGCCGCGCTTGGGGGTGGTCAGCCTGACGCCGGCAGCGGCTTCGGGGGCCTTTGCGATCAGGTCGGCGATGCGTGCGGCGGCGTTGGCGGTCACGGTGATCGGCGCGGGACGCGGGCGGCGGACACGCGGGGCGGTCGGCGCTTCGGCGAGGGCGTCCATCAAAGCATCCCCAGTTCGAGCTTGGCCTCGTCGGACATCTTGCCGGGGTCCCATGCCGGGTCCCAGACGAGATTGACGTCGGCGGTGGCGACTCCGGGGACGGTCATCACGCGCATCTCGACCTCGCCGGGCATCGTCTCGGCAACCGGGCAGTGCGGCGTCGTCAGCGTCATCGACACGGTGACATGGCCCTCGTCGACCTCGACGCCATAGATCAGGCCGAGGTCGTAGATGTTGACCGGGATTTCGGGGTCGAAGATGCCGCGCAGCGCCTCGATCACCGCGTCATGGACCTCGCCACCGGGCGCATCGGCTGGAATGGTCGCGGGGGGCTGGTTGAGAAAGCCTTCGAGATAATCGCGCTGATGAGCGGAGCCGACCGGGGGCGCTTTCGCCACGACGGGGGCTTCGTCGACTTCGACGGTGGTGAAGCTGCGCCCAGTCTCGTTGAGATCGCTCATCCGAAGATCCTCGTCACTCGCTTGACCCCGTCGACCAGCCGCTCGACGTCGCTCATATCGTTGTACACCGCGAAGCTCGCGCGCGCCGTCGCCGGCACCCCGAGCGCGTGCATCAGCGGCTGGCAGCAGTGATGCCCGGCGCGGATGGCGACCCCGCCCTCGTCCAATATGGTGCCGATATCGTGCGGATGCACCCCGGCGACCGCGAAGCTGACAATGCCCGCCGACGCGTCGGGGCCGAACAAGGTTACCGAGTTGATCCCGCGCAGGGCATCGCGCGCGGCGAGGGCGAGACTGCGTTCGTGCGCGTCGATGACGTTGATGCCGATGCCCTCGACATAGTCGATCGCCGCCGCCAGCCCGATCGCGCCGACGATGTGCGGGGTGCCCGCCTCGAAGCGCGCGGGGGCGGGGGCGTAGGTCGTGCGCTCGAAGGTCACCGTCTCGATCATCGAGCCGCCGCCGTGCCACGGCGGCATGGCGCCGAGGATCTCGCGGCGCGCCCACAGCACGCCGATCCCGGTTGGCCCGTAAAGCTTGTGACCCGAGAAGGTATAGAAATCGGCGCCGAGCGCGGCGACGTCGATCGCCAGCCGGGGGGCCGCCTGGCAGCCGTCGACGAGGAGAAGCGCCCCGAATGCGTGCGCGGCGGCAGCAACCCGGGCGATGTCAGTGACGCCGCCCAGGACGTTCGAGATGTGCGTCACCGCGACGAGTTTCGTCCGCGGGGTCAGCATGGCTTCGAGCGCGTCGAGGTCAATCTGATGATCGGCGGTAAGCGGGGCGACGTCGATCTCGATCCCGGTGCGGTCACGGAGCAACTGCCACGGCACGATATTGCTGTGGTGTTCGAGCGCCGAGATCAGGATGCGGTCGCCGGGCTTGAGGCTGTTGCCCCACGAATTGGCGACGAGATTGATCGCCTCGGTCGCGCCGCGAACGAAGACGATCTCGTCGGCGCTTCCGCCGATGAAGCGCGCGACGGTCGCACGCGCTGCCTCGTAACGCTCGGTCATCGTCGCCGAGCGGGCATAGACGCCGCGATGGACGGTCGCATATTCCGGGCCATAGGCGCGCGCGATCGCGTCGATGACGACGGCGGGCTTCTGCGCGGTCGCGGCGGAGTCTAGGTACGCCCAATTGTCGGCGAGGCCGGGGAAATCGGCGCGGTGGTCGTGGCGGAGGTTGAAGACGGGGGCGTTCATGCCGCGCTCCGCAGCCAGTCGACCGCCAGCGCCGCAAACGCTTCGTTGCCGGTCAGCGCGTCGGCGATGAACGCCTCCGTCAGCAACGCCTTCGCCTCATCGGGGCCGACGCCGCGGCTGGCGAGGTAGAACAGGGCCTGAGCGTTCAATTCGCCGACCGTAGCACCGTGGGCGCACTTGACGTCGTCGGCGAAGATTTCGAGTTCGGGCTTGGCGTTGGCGGTCGCCGAGCGCGACAGCAGCAGCGCCTTGACCGACTGGACCGCGTCGGACTTCTGCGCGTCGCGGGCAACCGCGACCTTGCCGAGGAAGCTCCCCGTCGCGCGGTCGTCGAGGACGCTGCGGATCGTCTGGTGGCTCGTCGCATTCGGCTCCGCATGGCGGACGGTGGTGACGATTTCGAGCGTCTGCTCACCGCGCCCGAGGATCACTCCGCCGAGACCGAAGTGCGCGCCGTCGCCAAGCGTGATGTCGAGCGCGACTCGGCCATAGGTGCCGCCGAAATTGAGCACGGTCATGTCGAACCGCGCCCCGGCTTCGACGGTGATGTCGAGCTGGACGATCCCGACTGCGCCGTCGGCGGCATCCTGAAGGATATCGCGGGTCAGGCTCGTCCCGGCGGGAACGACGACGACTTCGGGGGCCGCGACCGGCCAGACGCGCGCGACGGCGGCGAGGTCGCTATAGCGCCACGCCTCGTCGCGGCGGGTCGGCAGCGCGGTCGTGCGGCCCGTCACGCGGCAATGTCCTGATAGCCGTCGCGCTCGAGCGTCAGCGCGAGTTCGGGGCCGCCGCTGCGGACGATTCGCCCGCCGACGAGGACGTGGACACGGTCGGGAACGACATAGTCGAGCAGGCGCTGGTAATGGGTGATGAGCAACGTCGCGCGGCTCGGCGAGCGCCCGCGGTTGATCCCGTCGGACACCACGCGCAGCGCGTCAATGTCGAGGCCCGAATCGGTCTCGTCGAGCACCGCGACTCGCGGATTGAGGACCGCCATCTGCACCATCTCGTTGCGCTTCTTCTCGCCGCCCGAGAAGCCGACGTTGACCGGGCGCTTGAGCATATCCATCGACAGGCCGAAGCCCTCGGCCTCGGTCTTGACCAATTTCATGAACTCGGCCCCCGATGCCTCGGCCTCGCCGCGCGCACGGCGCTGGGCGTTGAGCGCGGTGCGGAGGAAGGTCAGGTTCGACACGCCGGGGATTTCGACCGGATATTGCAGCCCGAGGAACAGCCCCGCCGCCGCGCGCTCATGTGCATCGAGGGCGAGCAGGTCGGTCCCGTCGAGCGTTACCGAACCCGCCGTGACCTCATAGCCCGCGCGCCCGGCGAGGACATACGACAGCGTCGATTTGCCGGCACCGTTCGGCCCCATGATCGCGTGGACCTCGCCCGCGGCGACGGTCAGGCTCAGGCCGTTGAGGATCGCCTTGCCGTCGACGGTCGCGTGAAGGTCGGTGATGGTCAGCATTATTGGGCTTTTTCCTGGTCGAGCTTGGTGCTGACAGCGGTGACGACCGTCTGGCTGCGAAGATCGGTTTCGATCGCCAGCACCGACTGTTCGGCGACGGCGGCGTTATACTCGGCCGACTCCTTGGGGGCACCGATGCGGCGGAACTTGCTGACCTCGGTGACGAGCTTGGCCCGCACCGGCATGCATTCCTTGAATGTCGCGTCGGCGGCATCGGCGGCCTGTGTCGTCGGGGTTGCGAGCCGCTTGACCGTGGTGTCGAGGCAGTTCGCATAATCGTTGGTCGCCGCATCGACCTTGGCGCGCGCCAGTTGGCCGTCGACGGGAGCGCGCGTCGGCGGCGCATCGCAGGCGGCTAGGGCGAGCAGCCCGATCAAGACGAGCCGATTATCCAACGCTGCCCTCCAGGCTGATGCCGAGCAACTTCTGCGCCTCGACCGCGAACTCCATCGGGAGCTGCTTGAGCACCTCGCGGCAAAAGCCGTTGACGATCAGCGCGACCGACTCCTCCGCGTTAAGCCCCCGCGACATCGCGTAGAAAAGCTGGTCGTCGCTGATCTTCGACGTCGTCGCCTCATGCTCGATCTGCGCGATCGGGTTGCGCACCTCGATGTACGGGACGGTATGCGCCCCCGACTGCGACCCGAGCAGCAGCGAGTCGCATTGGGTGAAGTTGCGGACATTCTCCGCCGACGCCGCGACGCGAACGAGCCCGCGATAGGTGTTGTCCGACCGCCCCGCCGAGATCCCCTTCGACACGATCGTCGAGCGAGTGTTCTTGCCAAGGTGGATCATCTTGGTGCCGGTGTCGGCTTGCTGGCGGTTGTTGGTCACCGCGACCGAGTAGAATTCGCCGACCGAGCCCTCGCCCGACAGGACGCACGACGGGTATTTCCACGTGATCGCGCTGCCGGTTTCGACCTGCGTCCAGCTAACCTTCGACCGCGCACCTTTGCACAACGCGCGCTTGGTGACGAAGTTGTAAATCCCGCCGACGCCGTTGACGTCGCCCGGGTACCAATTCTGGACGGTCGAGTATTTGATCTCGGCATCGTCCATCGCGATCAGCTCGACGACCGCGGCGTGAAGCTGGTTCTCGTCGCGCATCGGCGCGGTGCAGCCTTCGAGATAGCTGACATGGCTGCCCTTGTCGGCGATGATCAGCGTGCGCTCGAACTGGCCGGTGTTGGCGGCGTTGATCCGGAAATAGGTCGACAATTCCATCGGGCAGCGAACGCCTTCGGGGATGTACACGAAGGTGCCGTCGGAGAAGACCGCACTATTGAGGCAGGCGAAGAAGTTATCACGGACCGGCACGACCGAGCCGAGATATTTGCGGACGAGGTC harbors:
- a CDS encoding SUF system Fe-S cluster assembly protein, with product MSDLNETGRSFTTVEVDEAPVVAKAPPVGSAHQRDYLEGFLNQPPATIPADAPGGEVHDAVIEALRGIFDPEIPVNIYDLGLIYGVEVDEGHVTVSMTLTTPHCPVAETMPGEVEMRVMTVPGVATADVNLVWDPAWDPGKMSDEAKLELGML
- a CDS encoding SufD family Fe-S cluster assembly protein, producing the protein MTGRTTALPTRRDEAWRYSDLAAVARVWPVAAPEVVVVPAGTSLTRDILQDAADGAVGIVQLDITVEAGARFDMTVLNFGGTYGRVALDITLGDGAHFGLGGVILGRGEQTLEIVTTVRHAEPNATSHQTIRSVLDDRATGSFLGKVAVARDAQKSDAVQSVKALLLSRSATANAKPELEIFADDVKCAHGATVGELNAQALFYLASRGVGPDEAKALLTEAFIADALTGNEAFAALAVDWLRSAA
- the sufB gene encoding Fe-S cluster assembly protein SufB, whose product is MTDQLTAPFRNDAAHDAVDDLATYKWGFVSDIESEMAPKGLTEDTVRYISAKKSEPEWLLDWRLKAFRHWQTMTAPDWAKLNVAPIDYQDAYYYAAPKAKATIGSLDELDPEIRKTYEKLGIPIAEQEMLAGVEGSRRIAVDAVFDSVSVATTFRAELERAGVIFRSISEAVKEFPDLVRKYLGSVVPVRDNFFACLNSAVFSDGTFVYIPEGVRCPMELSTYFRINAANTGQFERTLIIADKGSHVSYLEGCTAPMRDENQLHAAVVELIAMDDAEIKYSTVQNWYPGDVNGVGGIYNFVTKRALCKGARSKVSWTQVETGSAITWKYPSCVLSGEGSVGEFYSVAVTNNRQQADTGTKMIHLGKNTRSTIVSKGISAGRSDNTYRGLVRVAASAENVRNFTQCDSLLLGSQSGAHTVPYIEVRNPIAQIEHEATTSKISDDQLFYAMSRGLNAEESVALIVNGFCREVLKQLPMEFAVEAQKLLGISLEGSVG
- a CDS encoding HesB/IscA family protein, yielding MDALAEAPTAPRVRRPRPAPITVTANAAARIADLIAKAPEAAAGVRLTTPKRGCSGLAYSLTYVTEAKPGDEAVATPGGTLFIDGGSLMYLIGSEMDWAEDDFAAGFVFNNPNAKGQCGCGESFTV
- the sufC gene encoding Fe-S cluster assembly ATPase SufC; this translates as MLTITDLHATVDGKAILNGLSLTVAAGEVHAIMGPNGAGKSTLSYVLAGRAGYEVTAGSVTLDGTDLLALDAHERAAAGLFLGLQYPVEIPGVSNLTFLRTALNAQRRARGEAEASGAEFMKLVKTEAEGFGLSMDMLKRPVNVGFSGGEKKRNEMVQMAVLNPRVAVLDETDSGLDIDALRVVSDGINRGRSPSRATLLITHYQRLLDYVVPDRVHVLVGGRIVRSGGPELALTLERDGYQDIAA
- a CDS encoding NAD(P)/FAD-dependent oxidoreductase, whose translation is MAEAEDCDVVIVGGGPAGLTAAIYLARFHLRTIVVDAGHSRAETIPLTRNHAGYPGGITGTALVAAMREQAVEYGASVVVDRVERMERDGDSFVAHGSAGSVRARAVLLATGVFNHRPAIDDALHDAALAAGALRYCPICDGYEVTDRKVGIIGTSDRGTKEALFLRGYTGDVTLVAADGPHDLTAEQRGRLADAGVVLIDGPARDFTLGGDGLSFTAADGRLSFASVYPALGSEIHSELAEALGAKTENAGCVIVDTHQRTSIKGLYAAGDVVLGLDQISHAMGEGGVAATTIRNDLAEVRPTYR
- a CDS encoding SixA phosphatase family protein; the protein is MKTLTLLRHAKSTWDDPVERDFDRPLNGRGRRAAARIGQWLRDEGRGDDGAPFDHVRASPAVRVRQTIEGVEDGLRRRLNPMFDARIYLASAVTLLDIVQGFEESAATALLIGHNPGLEDLLLLVTPDADPLRGEAEIKYPTATLAVLDLDIATWRDAGAGCAHLRHFIRPRDLDASLGPDD
- a CDS encoding aminotransferase class V-fold PLP-dependent enzyme yields the protein MNAPVFNLRHDHRADFPGLADNWAYLDSAATAQKPAVVIDAIARAYGPEYATVHRGVYARSATMTERYEAARATVARFIGGSADEIVFVRGATEAINLVANSWGNSLKPGDRILISALEHHSNIVPWQLLRDRTGIEIDVAPLTADHQIDLDALEAMLTPRTKLVAVTHISNVLGGVTDIARVAAAAHAFGALLLVDGCQAAPRLAIDVAALGADFYTFSGHKLYGPTGIGVLWARREILGAMPPWHGGGSMIETVTFERTTYAPAPARFEAGTPHIVGAIGLAAAIDYVEGIGINVIDAHERSLALAARDALRGINSVTLFGPDASAGIVSFAVAGVHPHDIGTILDEGGVAIRAGHHCCQPLMHALGVPATARASFAVYNDMSDVERLVDGVKRVTRIFG
- a CDS encoding ATP-dependent DNA helicase; its protein translation is MPAGLPYPALVANHAGIWIDAVPVSRGEAIRRAADTPHLLLNAAVTASRLGYPELSGMDLLELFAFVHPARFVVPTTGGLARVLDLPVPGDGAAESGFLRDAAALLLDRLGAADWRERHGAYGIAQALGRLRWSWGSEVARRIKAPERPERTVFTTLPKWEDAPPRAKPRDVAVADGEVDARLDRMLGIGAERRDGQRAYARAAAHAFRPRSLASAPNVALIEAGTGIGKTLGYLAPATLWAETAQGTVWLSTYTKALQRQLDHETARAYDPTVKAAKVVVRKGRENYLCLLNLEDAVQGGFAGRPAIFAQLAARWAEYSRDGDMVGGDLPGWLMTLFGRPAFAALTDRRGECVYAGCPHYRTCFIERSTRASIHADLVIANHALVMINAVRGRAEGAAMTRIVFDEGHHLFDAADATFAVALTGNEAIEVRRWILGPEKSARGRRRGLSARLSDLISYDTEGALALEEASRAARALPADGWGARLVAGIADGPVELLLAAVRAQVFARAADRPGHSEAGYSLETEVAEVQPAVVEAAEGAAQALEALSRPLAALEARLVAVLDDAPDWLDGAARARVEGAAAGLRLRCQTLGSWVGLLARLGGPADADFIDWFAVDRIEGRELDVGVHRHWLDPTRPLAKAVFEPAHGVIVTSATLRARTAVRASAGNSAANGADSGAPDDDWRTSELRTGVTHLALPPQRFAVDSPFDYAANARVLIVTDIKRGDIPALATAYRRLIEAADGGTLGLFTAIARLRAVHARIADPLAKAGFPLYAQHVDPIDTGTLVDIFRAEPRASLIGTDALRDGVDVPGQSLRLVVMEGVPWPRPTVLHAARRAAFGGAAYDDLVTAGRLAQAFGRLIRRADDRGTFVLIGPAVPSRLLTAFPAGTRIDRVGIDAAVAAVRDSQHIAAPVD